One genomic segment of Desulfocapsa sulfexigens DSM 10523 includes these proteins:
- a CDS encoding sigma-54-dependent transcriptional regulator — protein sequence MADIFIVDDDIMLQQMLVRQLQSSGHRTDCASTLTEGLQQVLSGKYDIVLLDVQLPDGNGLEYIPRFKNASSSPEVIIITGKGDKDGAEKAIVSGAWGYIEKPHVLKELVLHIARVEQYQKEKNRAEKIPLVLKRDAIIGNSPQLTKCLDRVAEAALSDASVLITGETGTGKELFARAIHENSRRADHNFVTVDCASLPENLIESTLFGYVKGSFTGAENNREGLVQLANGGTLFLDEVGELPLNVQKTFLRVLQEHSYRPIGSTHEKKSDFRVIAATNIDIESSINNGSFRNDLLYRLRALSCALPPLRDRKEDIKPLIRYFLARMWDRSKLDYQGISPDFIEHLTAYDWPGNVRELQQTLERVVASTVRTPTLFAYHLPEHFRIQQAQAAIHTSPPHHSSPEVSQTPEELIPLPWSEYKNNYERQYIYDLMRHTNGNITVACQISHLSRARLYQLREKHGLLDPS from the coding sequence ATGGCTGATATATTTATTGTAGATGACGATATTATGCTGCAGCAGATGCTTGTCCGGCAACTGCAGTCCTCGGGACATAGGACAGACTGTGCATCCACTCTCACCGAGGGACTTCAGCAGGTTCTTTCAGGAAAGTACGATATTGTCCTACTTGACGTCCAGCTCCCCGATGGCAACGGCCTGGAATACATTCCCAGATTTAAAAATGCGTCATCCTCTCCAGAAGTTATCATCATAACTGGAAAGGGTGATAAAGACGGCGCAGAAAAGGCCATCGTTAGCGGGGCATGGGGTTACATCGAAAAACCGCATGTACTTAAAGAATTAGTCCTTCATATTGCACGGGTAGAGCAGTATCAAAAAGAAAAAAACAGAGCGGAAAAGATACCACTTGTCCTCAAGCGTGACGCCATTATTGGAAACAGTCCCCAGCTCACAAAATGCCTCGACAGGGTCGCTGAAGCGGCACTTTCCGATGCCAGTGTCTTAATTACCGGTGAAACAGGGACGGGAAAAGAACTTTTTGCCAGGGCCATCCACGAGAACAGTAGACGTGCAGACCATAATTTTGTAACTGTTGACTGTGCCTCTCTCCCGGAAAATCTCATTGAAAGCACTCTGTTTGGATATGTAAAAGGCTCTTTTACAGGAGCTGAAAATAACAGGGAAGGACTTGTCCAACTCGCCAATGGAGGAACCCTGTTTCTTGACGAAGTCGGAGAACTTCCCCTGAACGTACAGAAAACCTTTTTACGCGTGTTGCAGGAACACAGCTATAGACCCATTGGATCAACCCATGAAAAAAAGAGTGACTTCAGAGTCATTGCCGCAACAAACATTGATATAGAGAGCAGCATAAACAATGGATCATTTCGAAACGACCTCCTGTATCGTTTAAGGGCCCTCTCTTGCGCCCTCCCTCCCCTGCGGGACAGAAAGGAAGACATTAAGCCCCTGATCAGATATTTTCTAGCCCGGATGTGGGATCGATCAAAGCTTGATTACCAGGGAATTTCACCGGATTTCATAGAACACCTTACCGCCTATGACTGGCCCGGAAACGTAAGAGAATTGCAACAGACTCTGGAACGGGTAGTCGCCAGCACAGTAAGGACGCCCACATTATTTGCCTATCACCTGCCTGAACACTTCCGTATCCAACAGGCTCAAGCGGCAATACACACATCCCCGCCGCACCACTCTTCCCCGGAAGTTTCTCAAACACCAGAAGAGCTCATACCACTCCCCTGGAGTGAGTACAAAAATAATTACGAGCGTCAATATATTTATGATCTCATGCGCCATACCAATGGAAACATAACAGTAGCCTGTCAGATTTCCCACCTCTCAAGAGCGCGCCTTTATCAGTTACGCGAAAAACATGGCTTACTTGATCCATCCTGA
- a CDS encoding diguanylate cyclase, whose protein sequence is MITFARQLSFLTYLLLFILLQFILAGLLSYGKKQVLYSYQQQFSSELETVLEFTLSHYRDLSNSFFQTEVNQPPILSFMEQAGGASEEDKISLRQNLFAEIQPMFMLVKNDFLHLHFHLPNGDSFLRMHKPELFGDNLLQTRESIRLVAQEQQFLEGFEMGRHFYAFRYLYPLFNAEKKFLGSAEIGISFQQFRKSLQNLSKGRYQLLVKEEIAEKKLVAEGKANFQPSFLNSRFFIQKSDLNTEELQNHFHNPDGIPPAVMNTIDNKIKNHTEKLLQGGEAFNVTTKVDGQTYLVSFLPIKNITNSDIGYLAWYSRDTNFSYIERGYIISYFIGSVLIFIILFLYRWSTNKIFFQLTQLKEAEKELGKSHAEMEQIFNTAADGMRVVDKDHNVLRVNGRFLHMSDMEKQEVLALKCYEVFGGPSCMGSNCPLERIVSEGEEWIEYESVKEFSNGRKIPFIITATPYRNSNNKVIGIIEDFKDISDRKEFEQQLKKQARTDPLTGLMNRRGFIRSAEKMLRLAKRQKNILFLLFADLDNMKHINDEFGHEKGDLVLQETAKLLMNTYRETDIIGRLGGDEFAVLLFDVSAKEKENIVDRFQDNLSQWRKNSDETFSLSLSIGVVQSHPEKEEDMESLLRLADQAMYKIKRQRKTGKV, encoded by the coding sequence ATGATCACCTTTGCCCGTCAGCTTTCATTTCTAACCTACCTGCTGCTCTTTATTCTGTTACAGTTCATTCTGGCAGGACTGCTGTCCTACGGCAAAAAACAGGTGCTGTATAGTTATCAACAGCAATTTTCATCGGAACTTGAGACCGTTCTTGAATTTACTCTTTCACATTATCGGGATCTCTCAAATTCTTTTTTCCAGACTGAAGTAAATCAACCACCAATTCTGTCATTTATGGAGCAGGCAGGCGGGGCCTCTGAAGAGGATAAAATATCTCTGAGGCAGAACCTTTTCGCTGAAATCCAGCCAATGTTCATGCTTGTAAAAAATGATTTTCTCCATCTTCATTTTCATCTCCCCAATGGAGACAGTTTTTTACGAATGCATAAGCCAGAACTGTTCGGCGACAATCTCCTTCAGACACGAGAAAGCATACGTCTCGTTGCCCAGGAACAACAATTCCTTGAAGGCTTTGAAATGGGACGTCATTTTTATGCTTTTCGCTATCTCTACCCTCTCTTTAATGCTGAGAAAAAATTTTTAGGAAGTGCGGAAATCGGGATCTCCTTTCAACAGTTCCGTAAAAGTCTCCAGAATCTGTCAAAGGGCAGGTATCAGCTTCTGGTCAAAGAAGAGATTGCAGAGAAGAAATTAGTCGCTGAGGGCAAGGCAAATTTTCAACCATCTTTCCTCAACAGCCGTTTCTTCATTCAAAAGTCTGATCTCAATACAGAAGAGCTACAAAACCATTTCCACAATCCAGATGGTATTCCTCCTGCAGTCATGAATACGATCGACAACAAGATCAAAAACCATACGGAAAAACTGCTACAGGGTGGAGAAGCATTTAACGTAACAACGAAAGTCGACGGACAGACTTACCTGGTTTCGTTCCTTCCTATAAAAAATATTACCAATTCTGATATCGGATATCTGGCATGGTATTCCAGGGATACAAATTTTTCCTATATTGAGCGTGGCTATATCATCTCCTACTTTATAGGCAGCGTACTTATCTTTATTATTTTGTTTCTCTATCGCTGGTCCACAAATAAAATTTTCTTTCAACTGACACAGCTCAAGGAAGCCGAAAAAGAACTCGGTAAATCCCATGCAGAAATGGAGCAGATTTTCAACACTGCAGCTGATGGTATGCGTGTGGTGGATAAAGACCACAATGTGCTACGGGTTAATGGACGCTTCCTTCACATGAGTGACATGGAGAAGCAGGAGGTATTAGCCCTCAAGTGCTACGAAGTTTTTGGTGGTCCCTCCTGTATGGGAAGTAATTGCCCTCTTGAGCGTATAGTAAGCGAAGGGGAGGAGTGGATCGAATATGAGTCAGTCAAAGAGTTCTCGAATGGCAGAAAGATACCATTTATCATTACAGCAACACCATACCGGAACAGCAACAATAAGGTCATTGGAATCATAGAAGACTTCAAAGACATCTCTGACCGTAAAGAATTTGAACAACAATTAAAAAAACAGGCACGTACTGATCCCCTGACTGGTCTGATGAACCGACGTGGTTTTATCCGCAGTGCAGAAAAGATGCTTCGTCTCGCAAAACGCCAGAAAAACATTCTTTTCCTGCTCTTTGCCGATCTGGACAACATGAAACATATCAATGATGAGTTTGGACATGAAAAAGGGGATCTTGTTCTTCAGGAAACTGCAAAACTCCTCATGAATACCTACAGAGAAACTGATATTATCGGGCGACTGGGCGGAGACGAGTTTGCAGTTTTACTCTTTGACGTATCAGCTAAAGAGAAGGAAAACATAGTGGATCGCTTCCAGGACAACCTAAGCCAGTGGAGGAAGAACTCCGACGAAACCTTTTCCCTGTCCCTGAGTATCGGGGTTGTCCAGTCCCACCCAGAAAAGGAGGAAGACATGGAATCTCTTCTGCGCCTGGCAGATCAGGCTATGTACAAGATTAAAAGACAAAGAAAAACAGGAAAGGTATGA